The following DNA comes from Candidatus Zixiibacteriota bacterium.
CCCAGTACCTCCGATTCCATTTCCGGCGGTAATCGAATGAAGCGATTTTTTAAAAAACAACAAAATCCCATATTAGTCCTGTTCCGTGGGACCTCTTCTTTCCGGGCCGCCATCGGTTCGGCTCATCTCCGGAGGGTTACGCCGCAGGTTGGATCGGTGACGGAAAGCGGTCAGGGGATGTTGCATCAGGAATCGCAATCCGCCGGCGGTCGAGAAATTTCTGATCGGGCGACGAAACATACCGATTATTTCATGAATCAGGATACTTTCGGTTACTTCACCCTCCTCGCGGACAAGGGCCAGCCGATGCATGGAATAAAGCCCGATAACGAAGGCAAAGAAAAAGAAAAAATCCCATGACTGGAAATTGAGGGGTTGAAAGATCACATTGCCATTGGGGCTGTTCCAGGCCATGGTCCAGGAGAATTCCCGTTTGGAGAAAAAATCGGCGAATCGGCCGCCCAGGATGGGAGCGATCCCGGCGGCGAGAAAATTCACCAGGCTGGAGGCGGCCAGATAGGCGGTCGCCTCACCCTTGGGGGCCAATTTCAGGGCAATGTTGGCCGAGGCCAGGGTGACTCCGGCCAGTGAAATACCCATGAAAATATGAATCACCACCAGGAGGGGGATGGTCAGAAAATGAGTGGAGGGCATGGTTGTGAAGGTCCAGGCCAGGATCGAAACCATAAACAGGGGGCCGCTGATACCCAGGACAGATTTGTTGCTGAACCGATCGGAATAACGACCCCATATCCGGAGAAAAACGACATTCATGATCTGACTTAAAACCGTCAGACCGATGACATAGGAGATATCGAGATTGAGTCTTTTAAGCATATAGACAGTGAAAAAGGGCGCCGCCAGATTGACGGCGAAATTCCATGAGCCTAAAAAGGTCATCAGCCGTTTGAAATTGAGATCCTTGAGCGGTTCCAGAAGATGGCTCAGGAATTTATGATTATTCGGTCGCGTAAGCATTTTTGGTTCGGGAATCCGGGTAATAAAATAGGTATCCATCAGGCCGAAAATCCAGGCCATGGCAAACAATAACGAATAGGCATAAATACCATGATCGGGAAGAATACTGCTCCAGTAATCGATATAGGCGGCGGCGGCGAGTGACAGGATCACCCCGAGTCCCATGGAGAGACTCATGCGGCGTGAGAAAAAGGTCCCCAACCGATCCTGGGGGATCAGATCGCGCATCCAGGAATTCCAGGAACAGAGCGAAACGGCCCCAATGGAAGTATTCAGTGAGAGGGCCAGAACCAAAACCGCCAGGGCTATCTTGCCGGAAAACAGAAACGGGATCAAGGCAATAACCAGAAGGAAAAGGCGGGAAACCAGAGTGACATGGAAACTGACTTTTCGGCGATTACCGACTTTTTCGACAATAAAAATGGCCGGGATCTGCAGAAGCTGGGCCAGGGCCGGTATGGCCGCCAGGATGCCGATCAGCAAATTCGAGGCCCCCAGCTGGAGGGCGAAAGCGACCAGAAAAACGCCGCCGGACAGGGTTATCATGGCCTGATTGGCGAGACCATCCTTGATAACAACTTTTAAACCCTGTTCGATTTCCGGTTCAGTCAGATGATTTTTAAGTTCAAAACGCATTTAATCGAAAATCCGACGGTTCGATCGTTTATTTAATTCACATATAGGCAGGAACGGGGTTTTTGGCAAATAAAAATTGACTAATTGAGGCCAGCAGGTCAAATAATCCGGCGAAAGTGTGTGAGGGCCGACTTTAACTAAGCATCCTTCAGATCGGTCGTCGTGCTGAGTCTATGCTGGCTTATTAGAAATATTAAAAACCAGACGCCGATAGCCACATAAACCGCCAGAAGAATGGTGGCGCAAATCATACTGTAACATCCCATAGCATGTTGAATCGCGAGATAAACCGACCCGGCATAGTAAACCAGGAACAAGAGGTAGAAGGAGTAGCCCACGAAATTATCAACGGAACGGCGTTTGGTTGAACCCGGTTGTTCCAGCCAGTGTTCCCAGCCAACGACACCATCGATTCGGGATTCAATATGAAATTTAATATAGGTCCCGCATCTCATCAGCGCCCGGCTTTCAGCCAGATAGAATAGCGCCACAACGATGACCAATATGGGAATGGATATTAAAAGTATATCCAGCCGGTAGGTGCGGGCCAGTAGATGAGCGCTGGGGACAACTACGA
Coding sequences within:
- a CDS encoding MFS transporter, yielding MRFELKNHLTEPEIEQGLKVVIKDGLANQAMITLSGGVFLVAFALQLGASNLLIGILAAIPALAQLLQIPAIFIVEKVGNRRKVSFHVTLVSRLFLLVIALIPFLFSGKIALAVLVLALSLNTSIGAVSLCSWNSWMRDLIPQDRLGTFFSRRMSLSMGLGVILSLAAAAYIDYWSSILPDHGIYAYSLLFAMAWIFGLMDTYFITRIPEPKMLTRPNNHKFLSHLLEPLKDLNFKRLMTFLGSWNFAVNLAAPFFTVYMLKRLNLDISYVIGLTVLSQIMNVVFLRIWGRYSDRFSNKSVLGISGPLFMVSILAWTFTTMPSTHFLTIPLLVVIHIFMGISLAGVTLASANIALKLAPKGEATAYLAASSLVNFLAAGIAPILGGRFADFFSKREFSWTMAWNSPNGNVIFQPLNFQSWDFFFFFAFVIGLYSMHRLALVREEGEVTESILIHEIIGMFRRPIRNFSTAGGLRFLMQHPLTAFRHRSNLRRNPPEMSRTDGGPERRGPTEQD